The Candidatus Tanganyikabacteria bacterium genome contains a region encoding:
- a CDS encoding ISKra4 family transposase, with the protein MFSGKKRGRTRRVEDRTKAVLTRNGVYEISRTCYECRYCGTPVIPFDEALGVANRTRTVEVDKAIVLLGSELPFMPARAVLEKLTGLCVSDKTVQEVTEAAGREAMAMLGEAAEAAKTVKLEPAGGVLDWRQDELPVAYVEPDGSMVPMRPEDRPEQKPTEDHPGTHREAKMAVIFRGSDVVNISPKRREVLRKRYVATIGGVDEFRDKLWAGVVDLVGTTRFQAVVLRDGADWITNLAADLFPDAIRILDIFHPLERIHEIARLLHGPNSIPGKAWAKEQKERLKASKIDEVLAELAIASKAEPHKKGDRQTLREKCEETIAYIGKRRAFMDYATYLAKGLMIGSGIIESSHKRVIAQRLKQAGMHWSLEGANAMVHLRALRLSDGPGWDRLWERLAAAS; encoded by the coding sequence TTGTTCTCGGGGAAAAAAAGGGGCCGCACGAGGCGGGTCGAGGACCGGACGAAGGCGGTCCTGACACGGAACGGCGTCTACGAGATATCTCGAACCTGCTACGAGTGCCGGTATTGCGGCACGCCGGTGATTCCGTTCGACGAGGCCCTTGGTGTGGCCAACCGGACGCGGACGGTCGAGGTCGATAAGGCCATCGTTCTTCTGGGCTCCGAGCTGCCGTTCATGCCCGCTCGAGCCGTGCTCGAAAAGCTCACCGGGCTCTGCGTCTCGGACAAGACGGTGCAAGAAGTGACCGAAGCGGCCGGTCGGGAAGCCATGGCCATGCTCGGTGAGGCGGCCGAGGCGGCAAAGACCGTGAAGCTCGAACCCGCGGGCGGCGTACTGGATTGGCGCCAGGACGAGTTGCCGGTTGCATACGTCGAGCCCGATGGCTCGATGGTGCCGATGCGGCCCGAGGATCGCCCAGAGCAGAAGCCGACCGAGGACCACCCCGGTACTCATCGGGAGGCGAAGATGGCGGTGATCTTCCGGGGCAGCGACGTCGTCAATATCAGCCCAAAGCGGCGGGAGGTGCTCAGGAAGCGCTATGTCGCAACGATCGGCGGGGTCGACGAGTTCCGCGACAAGCTCTGGGCCGGGGTGGTGGACTTGGTCGGAACCACGCGCTTCCAGGCGGTGGTCCTGAGGGACGGCGCCGACTGGATTACAAACTTGGCGGCGGATCTCTTTCCCGACGCCATCCGCATCTTGGACATCTTCCATCCGTTGGAACGCATCCACGAAATCGCCCGGCTGCTCCACGGCCCGAACTCGATTCCAGGAAAGGCCTGGGCCAAGGAGCAGAAGGAGCGCCTGAAGGCCTCGAAGATCGACGAGGTCCTGGCGGAGCTTGCGATAGCCAGCAAAGCAGAGCCACACAAGAAGGGTGATCGCCAGACACTCCGCGAGAAGTGCGAGGAGACAATTGCCTACATCGGGAAGCGGCGGGCTTTCATGGACTATGCGACCTACTTGGCGAAAGGCCTGATGATCGGCAGCGGGATCATCGAGAGTAGCCACAAGCGCGTGATTGCGCAGCGTCTGAAGCAGGCGGGTATGCACTGGTCCCTGGAAGGGGCCAACGCCATGGTCCACCTCCGAGCGCTCCGATTGTCGGACGGGCCGGGCTGGGACCGGCTTTGGGAGCGGCTGGCAGCCGCCAGCTGA
- a CDS encoding four helix bundle protein, whose translation MLDAQAVATQVASLLLASLVKVPAAYRDLADQARRAVTSIPLNIAEASGRTGKDRSHHFRIAYGSAQETTVAVQLLRSVGVVSLADEAAVLQMLDRVKAMAWRLAGR comes from the coding sequence ATGCTCGACGCTCAAGCCGTTGCTACGCAGGTCGCAAGCCTGCTGCTCGCCAGCCTGGTCAAGGTGCCGGCCGCCTATCGGGATCTCGCCGATCAGGCTCGCCGCGCCGTCACCAGCATTCCGCTCAACATTGCCGAGGCCAGTGGCCGGACCGGAAAGGACCGCAGCCACCATTTCCGCATCGCTTATGGCTCGGCGCAAGAGACCACGGTCGCCGTGCAGCTCCTGCGCTCGGTCGGAGTCGTGTCCCTCGCGGACGAGGCCGCCGTGCTCCAGATGCTCGACCGAGTGAAAGCGATGGCCTGGCGCTTGGCGGGCCGCTGA